TGCGGATAGCTTTGGCGGAGCGCTTGAATGGCGGCATCTTCCGTATAGCCGCTACCGCCTTTGAGCCATTGCAGAATCAAGACGCGATGTGAGAGATCCTGCCCAATACCCCGCCCGATCGCCTGTAGTGCTTTGCCAAGGGCGCTGGTGGACTTCCCTTTACCGTCGCCGGTGTAGATCTCAATCCCTTCCATGCCAACTGGTGTCATGGCTGGATTGGCATGGGCAATCATCTCCGAGTGCAAGTCGGCAATTTCCAGCAGTTGCGGAGGTGCCCCGCGGCCAGTAGCAATGATCTCAACTTCAGGGGGCTTTTGGCGCAGGGTTTGCACTACCTCTTCCACGGGCAGGAGGCCCAAGTCCAAAATCGGATTGAGCTCATCCAGCACAATCACGGAATAGAGACCCGAAACGATCGCCCCTTTGGCAATATCCCAGCCCCGGCGTGCCTCTTGACGATCGAAGCGGCTGATAGCGTCGGGACCAAAAAATTCAGCACGACCCGTGCGGACTTGGTCAATCAGATGAGGAAATCCCTGCTGGAGGGCTTCGATCGCAGCATCTTCGTCATAGGTGCGACCCGGCCCTTTCAAAAAGCGCAGCAACAGGACGCGGGACTGCCATTGATCGCGAATGCCTAGGCCAATTGAGCGCAGCACCACTCCCAACGCCGCCTGGGACTTGCCCTTGCCTGCCCCGTCATAGACATGGATTTGACCGGTTAAGCGCCCCGACTGCTGCTGAGCGGTACGGATGCCAATGCCTGAGCGCGCCATGCTGATCTGAGTCTGCGACAGCCCTGATCTTATCGATCTGCTGCAATCGCTGCGAGTTCGATAGGCTAGAGGGCGTTGCTGGGTTCGACATTCATGCTTCAGGCCAAACTAGAGCAGGTGCGATCGCAACTCCGATCGTGGCCTTCAGCAGTGGTGGCCTACTCGGGCGGCATCGACAGCAGCTTGGTGGCCTACCTTGCGTTTCAAGAGTTAGGCGATCGCGCCCTAGCTGTTACTGCGGTCTCGGCTTCTCTTCTGCCGGAAGACCTTGCCGCTGCGCGATCGCAGGCAGACTGGATCGGCATTGCCCATGAGCAAATTCATACTGATGAGCTAGCCAATCCCAACTACGCCAGCAACCCCAGCAATCGTTGCTACTTCTGCAAAAGCGAGCTGCACGATCGCCTCCAACCTCTCGCCCAAGCGCGGGGCTTTGCGGTGGTCTTGGATGGTGTCAACGCAGATGATCTCGGCGATCACCGTCCGGGACTGCAAGCCGCTCGGGAGCGGGGTGTGCGATCGCCGTTAGCAGAAGCGGGTATTGGCAAGCTGGAAGTTCGTCAACTGGCGCAGGAGCTGGGGATTCCCTGGTGGAATAAACCCGCCATGCCCTGTCTCTCCTCGCGTTTTCCCTATGGTGAAGCGATTAGTGCGGAGAAACTGGCACGCGTCGGGGCCGCAGAGCGCTATCTGCGCCAACTGGGCTGGCAGTCGCTACGGGTGCGATCCCAGCAGGATACGGCTCGTATTGAATTGCCGCACGAGGACTTACAGCGGTTTGTAGTAGAAACTGACTTACCCGCTCTGGTCAGCCATTTCCAATCCTTGGGATTCCGCTACGTCAGCCTTGATCTGGAAGGCTTGGTCAGTGGCAAACTCAATCGTGTGTTAGCGACACCATGCGCCGGCGATCGCTCCTAGCCGCTTTAGGGGGAAGCTGCGTTGGTTGGCTGGGCAGCAGTCAGCCCGTCTGGGCGAGTGCTGAGTGGGACTACGGCCGTCGCCGTGGGCCGCGTCGCTGGGCTCAGCTCGATCCGGCTTATGGGCTGTGTAAGCAAGGTCGTCAACAATCGCCGATCAACCTGCAAGGACAACCCTCGACCGTTGCCTTGGACTATCGCGATCGCCCCTTCAAGGGCATCCTGCAATCGGCACCGCATTCCCTCCGCATCGACTGCCCTAGCGGTTGTGGCTGTTGGGAAGACGGTGTCTTCTACGAATTGCTGCAATTTCATTTCCACACACCCAGCGAACACTATCGCCAAGGTCGGCGTTTCCCTGCGGAAATTCACTTGGTTCATCGCAGCGATCGCGGCCAATTAGCGGTTATTGCGGTCTTTCTAGCGCCAGGCGATCGCCTGCACCCTGAACTGCAAGCCATTCTGGCCATGCCCAAGCGCTCGAGCAGTCAGCAGCTCACGACCGATTTACAACCCTCAGTCTTCCTGCCCCGCGATCGCACGGTCTGGCGCTACTCCGGTTCCCTAACGACCCCACCTTGCTCTGAGCCGGTGCTGTGGCGAGTTTGCGATCGACCCCTCTTGATTGCTCGGTCACAACTGCGGCAGCTCCGACAACGCCTCGGTGTCAATGCTCGGCCGCTACCAGCCTGAAGACTCCTGACGTTGTGCCATGACTGCTCACAATGCCCCCCGAGCCAGCAACGCCCTCCCAGCGATTGATTGGGTTGCTGCAGGTATCGCTCTCATCGAATGACAGTCCCTCACAAGCTGTAGCGTTTCTTAGGGCACCACTTCACTAGCACTAATTTTCCAGACACCATTTTCGCGAATCAGCTGATATCGAATCACAAGCCCCACATCTTGGCGAGTGTCAATGAGTCGGTTGTCCCGGTAAACCAGCTCAATTTCATC
The sequence above is a segment of the Synechococcus elongatus PCC 11801 genome. Coding sequences within it:
- a CDS encoding cob(I)yrinic acid a,c-diamide adenosyltransferase, whose amino-acid sequence is MARSGIGIRTAQQQSGRLTGQIHVYDGAGKGKSQAALGVVLRSIGLGIRDQWQSRVLLLRFLKGPGRTYDEDAAIEALQQGFPHLIDQVRTGRAEFFGPDAISRFDRQEARRGWDIAKGAIVSGLYSVIVLDELNPILDLGLLPVEEVVQTLRQKPPEVEIIATGRGAPPQLLEIADLHSEMIAHANPAMTPVGMEGIEIYTGDGKGKSTSALGKALQAIGRGIGQDLSHRVLILQWLKGGSGYTEDAAIQALRQSYPHLVDHQRSGRDAIVWRGQQQEIDYIEAERAWEIARAAIASGLYKTIILDELNPTVDLELLPEEPILQALLRKPRDTEVIITGRCKQTPAYFHLASVHSEMVCHKHYAERGIELKRGVDY
- the larE gene encoding ATP-dependent sacrificial sulfur transferase LarE encodes the protein MLQAKLEQVRSQLRSWPSAVVAYSGGIDSSLVAYLAFQELGDRALAVTAVSASLLPEDLAAARSQADWIGIAHEQIHTDELANPNYASNPSNRCYFCKSELHDRLQPLAQARGFAVVLDGVNADDLGDHRPGLQAARERGVRSPLAEAGIGKLEVRQLAQELGIPWWNKPAMPCLSSRFPYGEAISAEKLARVGAAERYLRQLGWQSLRVRSQQDTARIELPHEDLQRFVVETDLPALVSHFQSLGFRYVSLDLEGLVSGKLNRVLATPCAGDRS
- a CDS encoding carbonic anhydrase; translated protein: MRRRSLLAALGGSCVGWLGSSQPVWASAEWDYGRRRGPRRWAQLDPAYGLCKQGRQQSPINLQGQPSTVALDYRDRPFKGILQSAPHSLRIDCPSGCGCWEDGVFYELLQFHFHTPSEHYRQGRRFPAEIHLVHRSDRGQLAVIAVFLAPGDRLHPELQAILAMPKRSSSQQLTTDLQPSVFLPRDRTVWRYSGSLTTPPCSEPVLWRVCDRPLLIARSQLRQLRQRLGVNARPLPA